Proteins co-encoded in one Actinobacillus succinogenes 130Z genomic window:
- a CDS encoding TonB-dependent receptor yields MKFRLSLIYTALFTGISSAAIAETSQAHDDLEQINVVTELEKAKAAGDKQKDIVNLSLLGRQTAFTSPISVVNYDEKAFENSQQRNVVDAISKVDSSIMNFGGETNTISGIYVRGLQLDARQITVNGLPGLYSTYNSPTAAVSSAQLIKGASTAIGGMDPEGAAGSSMNIETKRATDEDINKIRFGWFSNNRLQETFDFGRRFGTNKEWGVRLNGKYRDGDTARNNYDERNKEFAVGVDYRGDKFRAGIDYMYAKRATHGGRARVQDIQNLNFRLPDAPDGSTNLSPYWSGQTTEDQTIMGTFEYDLPYDMMLSGGLGYMDSRYYGSFGQIRMTNTDGDYSVRSMRAMDYHTRTTSGNLKLQGEFETGSVYHNWSLAFDAVKRQRDHNQSSTAKSFTANIYNPVFSSGQPTYSALEQGTNEKLGSYSLALADTAGFVNNTIRLTLGGRFQWIKQHDYSTDIKAHENRFSPMVTLAYVPNPDLVFYGNYLEDLEPGSVDEDTGVMAKPIVSKQIEFGVRKNWHELFTTTLSIYQLSRPGIHRLTGEQQGKERNRGIEFNVYADLLEKSLRPFLGVTYNRGELIDYSRYSDGAIINGSQVASPRWIMKAGVEWDTPFINNLTLNAAVQHYGKSYQDYAENYEFPSYTTVDLGAKYVAKLDTKQTLTFRVGVENLFDKAYWQVQRGRYDRSFAVLGMPRTYWANVEYSF; encoded by the coding sequence ATGAAATTTAGACTAAGCCTGATTTACACCGCACTTTTTACCGGCATCTCTTCCGCCGCCATAGCTGAAACGAGCCAAGCTCATGATGATTTAGAGCAAATCAATGTGGTCACCGAATTGGAAAAAGCCAAAGCGGCGGGCGATAAACAAAAAGATATTGTCAATCTTAGCTTACTCGGCCGTCAAACCGCCTTTACTTCACCTATTTCCGTGGTGAACTACGATGAAAAAGCTTTTGAAAATTCACAGCAACGTAATGTGGTCGACGCCATTTCTAAAGTGGATTCTTCCATTATGAATTTCGGCGGTGAAACCAATACGATTTCCGGTATATACGTACGCGGTTTACAGTTGGACGCCCGTCAAATCACGGTAAACGGCTTACCCGGTCTTTATTCCACCTATAACTCGCCGACGGCCGCCGTCAGCTCCGCCCAATTGATTAAAGGCGCTTCGACAGCGATCGGCGGGATGGATCCGGAAGGCGCGGCGGGTTCTTCAATGAATATCGAAACCAAACGCGCCACCGACGAAGATATCAATAAAATCAGGTTCGGCTGGTTCAGTAATAACCGGTTACAGGAAACGTTCGATTTCGGTCGCCGTTTCGGTACCAACAAAGAATGGGGCGTCCGTTTAAACGGTAAATACCGCGACGGCGATACCGCCCGCAATAATTACGACGAACGTAACAAAGAATTTGCCGTCGGCGTCGATTATCGCGGTGATAAATTCCGGGCCGGTATCGATTATATGTATGCCAAACGGGCGACCCACGGCGGTCGTGCGCGGGTTCAGGATATTCAGAATCTGAATTTCCGTTTACCGGATGCGCCGGACGGTTCGACCAATTTAAGTCCGTATTGGAGCGGTCAAACCACCGAAGATCAAACCATTATGGGTACTTTCGAATATGATTTGCCATACGATATGATGTTATCCGGCGGTTTAGGTTATATGGATTCCCGTTATTACGGTTCCTTCGGGCAAATCCGTATGACAAATACAGACGGCGACTACTCCGTACGTTCCATGCGGGCGATGGATTATCACACCCGAACAACCAGCGGTAACTTAAAATTACAGGGCGAATTCGAAACCGGCTCCGTTTATCACAACTGGAGTCTGGCATTCGATGCCGTCAAACGTCAGCGCGATCATAATCAAAGTTCGACCGCCAAAAGCTTTACCGCCAATATCTATAATCCGGTATTCAGCAGCGGTCAACCGACTTATAGCGCATTAGAACAAGGCACCAACGAAAAATTAGGCAGCTATAGTTTAGCCTTGGCGGATACGGCGGGTTTTGTAAACAATACTATCCGGCTCACGCTTGGTGGTCGCTTTCAATGGATAAAACAACACGACTATTCTACCGACATCAAAGCTCATGAAAACCGCTTCAGCCCGATGGTAACGCTCGCCTACGTCCCTAATCCGGATTTAGTGTTCTACGGCAATTATTTAGAGGATTTGGAACCCGGTTCCGTAGATGAAGATACCGGCGTCATGGCAAAACCGATTGTAAGTAAGCAAATCGAGTTCGGCGTACGCAAAAACTGGCACGAATTGTTTACCACCACCCTCAGTATTTATCAATTATCCCGCCCGGGGATTCATCGTCTAACCGGCGAACAACAAGGAAAAGAGCGTAACCGCGGTATCGAATTTAACGTTTATGCCGACCTGCTTGAAAAATCGCTGCGTCCGTTCTTAGGCGTAACATATAACCGCGGCGAATTAATCGATTATTCACGCTATTCGGACGGTGCGATTATTAACGGCTCGCAAGTCGCCAGTCCGCGCTGGATAATGAAAGCGGGTGTGGAATGGGATACACCGTTTATCAATAATTTAACCTTAAACGCCGCCGTTCAGCATTACGGTAAATCCTATCAGGATTATGCGGAAAACTATGAATTTCCGTCTTACACTACCGTGGATCTAGGGGCGAAATATGTCGCGAAATTAGATACCAAACAAACCCTGACCTTCCGTGTGGGCGTTGAAAATCTATTCGACAAGGCTTACTGGCAGGTACAGCGCGGACGTTACGATCGCAGCTTTGCCGTGCTCGGTATGCCGCGCACTTACTGGGCGAATGTGGAATATTCATTCTAA
- a CDS encoding MATE family efflux transporter — MKKFLNIAAYQEQAKRLVLLAFPILLAQIAQNSMALVDTIMAGRVSAADMAAISVGASVWFPLVLFGQGLLLALPPTISYLNGSGQRNRIAHHVRQGLWIVLFAAVPIAALIYHSDIIIRNMNMDPKLAEITIGYLHAMVWGLPGYLLLVNFRCLNDGIAKTKPAMVITFCGLLLNIPLNYIFIYGKLGVPAFGAVGCGIATALVNWAMCIMMINYSKRAKNQRDLKVFEHLIEKPNFATLGKLLRLGFPIAVALWCEVALFALTSLFLSPLGTDMVASHQITLNTSSFIFMLPMSLGMATTILVGQRLGEGSPQNAKKVSYAALMVGLNITVLTAFITVTFREQIASVFVNDTKVIAMASSLLLLAALYQFSDTVQVVIGGALRGYKDTKAILYITVFCYWIIGMPVGYTLAMTDFIVPHLGAEGFWIGFVASLTTAAICLSVRMRKIQSRPDEVLLAQLDKLK; from the coding sequence ATGAAAAAATTTCTAAACATCGCCGCCTACCAGGAACAAGCTAAACGCCTGGTTTTGCTCGCCTTTCCGATTTTGTTGGCACAAATCGCCCAGAATTCCATGGCATTGGTGGATACCATTATGGCGGGACGGGTCAGCGCAGCGGATATGGCGGCAATTTCCGTGGGGGCATCCGTTTGGTTTCCGTTAGTTTTATTCGGGCAAGGCTTATTGCTCGCCCTGCCGCCGACCATTTCCTATCTGAACGGTTCCGGTCAACGCAATCGTATTGCCCACCATGTGCGCCAAGGGTTATGGATCGTATTATTCGCCGCCGTTCCCATCGCCGCGTTGATTTATCACAGCGATATTATTATCCGGAACATGAATATGGATCCTAAACTCGCAGAAATTACCATCGGTTATTTGCATGCCATGGTGTGGGGGTTGCCGGGGTATTTGCTGCTGGTGAATTTCCGCTGTTTAAACGACGGCATCGCCAAAACCAAACCCGCCATGGTGATTACTTTTTGCGGTTTGTTGCTGAACATTCCCCTGAATTACATTTTTATTTACGGCAAACTCGGCGTACCGGCATTCGGCGCGGTGGGTTGCGGCATCGCCACCGCCTTGGTGAACTGGGCGATGTGCATTATGATGATCAATTACAGCAAACGGGCGAAAAATCAGCGGGATCTCAAAGTGTTTGAGCACCTCATCGAAAAACCGAACTTCGCCACGCTCGGCAAATTGCTGCGCCTCGGTTTTCCCATTGCCGTCGCGCTGTGGTGCGAAGTGGCGTTATTTGCGCTGACCTCGCTGTTTTTATCGCCGCTGGGGACGGATATGGTGGCAAGCCACCAAATCACCCTGAATACCAGCTCGTTTATCTTTATGTTGCCGATGTCCTTAGGTATGGCCACAACGATTTTGGTCGGACAACGGCTCGGCGAAGGTTCGCCGCAAAATGCCAAGAAAGTGTCTTACGCCGCCTTAATGGTGGGGCTGAATATCACCGTGTTGACCGCATTTATCACCGTCACATTCCGGGAGCAAATCGCCTCCGTTTTTGTGAACGACACGAAAGTTATCGCCATGGCAAGTTCGCTGTTATTGCTCGCCGCGCTTTATCAATTTTCCGATACCGTTCAAGTGGTTATCGGCGGTGCGTTACGCGGTTATAAAGATACCAAAGCCATTTTGTATATTACCGTTTTCTGTTACTGGATTATCGGTATGCCGGTGGGTTATACGCTGGCGATGACCGATTTTATCGTCCCGCATTTAGGCGCCGAAGGATTCTGGATCGGTTTCGTCGCCAGCCTTACCACCGCTGCGATCTGTTTAAGCGTGCGAATGCGGAAAATTCAATCCCGCCCGGACGAAGTTCTGCTTGCGCAGCTGGATAAACTGAAATAA
- a CDS encoding riboflavin synthase — protein sequence MFTGIVQGTAQIQSVTEKANFRTHTVKMPQELLADLEIGASVANNGVCLTVVKIDGDSVSFDLMIETLRITNLGGLKAGDFVNIERAMKFGAEVGGHILSGHVYCTAKVVQRIPSENNLQLWFELPTADVMKYILTKGFIAVDGISLTVSEVKDNRFSVNLIPETVHRTLIGKREIGDLVNIEIDPQTQAIVDTVERYLANRHA from the coding sequence ATGTTTACAGGCATCGTGCAAGGCACGGCACAAATTCAGTCCGTTACCGAGAAAGCGAATTTTAGAACACATACCGTCAAAATGCCACAGGAATTGCTGGCGGATTTGGAAATCGGCGCCTCCGTGGCGAATAACGGCGTCTGTTTGACTGTCGTTAAAATCGACGGCGATTCGGTCAGTTTTGATTTAATGATCGAAACCCTGCGTATCACCAATCTCGGCGGATTAAAAGCGGGTGATTTCGTTAATATCGAACGGGCGATGAAATTCGGCGCGGAAGTGGGCGGACATATTCTGTCCGGGCATGTTTACTGTACCGCCAAAGTGGTGCAACGGATTCCGTCGGAAAATAATCTGCAGCTTTGGTTTGAACTGCCGACGGCGGATGTGATGAAATACATTCTGACCAAAGGTTTTATCGCTGTCGACGGCATCAGCCTGACCGTCAGCGAAGTGAAAGACAACAGATTCAGCGTGAATCTGATTCCGGAAACCGTTCACCGTACCTTGATCGGCAAACGGGAAATAGGGGATTTAGTCAATATCGAAATAGATCCGCAAACCCAGGCGATTGTAGATACGGTGGAACGCTATCTGGCGAACCGCCATGCCTAA
- a CDS encoding glucosyltransferase domain-containing protein — MKSYLKLIYQDFISCLELYKKDNIKYFFFIFFIYLIGYAALLRADSLYIDDMRRVIDGIPGWENFSRFSSNFLSHFFHTGNLLVDISPLSQLISLIFLSLSSIIIVKLFTGKLTYFSLFSSIALGLSPYYLENMSYKFDSIYMSIAVFSTIFPFLFIKNTSLYLITGILSLLLMFTTYQSANSIFIIITICYAMNLYINEDKSKNIIKFILLSGVIFAISSLLYKLFIVNEINAYVSSSALPRSKLIEGVIKNFTIYHNDIYNNFRTTVIGKIGITLIVLFPFLLAAHTKKFKNLLIGSLTLLLAYTLSFGLYTILDKPLFAARAFTGIGSLFSIIIILLSTFKIKYIFPIYTILIFSFNYCLLTISNSYGNILKAQDSFNKDRAILLISNLNNILPSNKNHTIFIESGAIHSPELNLARKEFPILNKLVQIKLQKNWVWSASAIYKLNTKFNFSTKKCTQSNSTLLKVVDSIHHNIKIYDNDCIVVNYK, encoded by the coding sequence ATGAAAAGCTATTTGAAATTAATTTACCAAGACTTTATTTCCTGCTTAGAACTGTACAAAAAGGATAATATAAAATATTTTTTCTTTATATTCTTCATATATTTAATAGGATATGCTGCTTTATTAAGAGCTGATTCATTATATATAGATGATATGAGACGTGTTATTGACGGTATTCCTGGATGGGAAAATTTTAGTCGATTTTCATCAAATTTTTTATCTCATTTTTTTCATACGGGAAATTTATTAGTGGATATATCTCCATTAAGTCAATTAATAAGTCTAATATTTCTAAGTCTTAGCTCAATAATCATTGTCAAGCTATTCACAGGAAAACTTACTTATTTCTCATTATTTTCTAGCATAGCTTTAGGATTAAGCCCCTATTATCTAGAAAATATGAGTTATAAATTTGATTCAATTTATATGTCTATAGCTGTATTCTCTACAATCTTTCCATTTTTATTTATAAAAAATACCAGTCTATATCTGATTACTGGAATTTTATCTCTATTATTGATGTTCACTACCTATCAATCAGCAAATAGCATTTTTATAATCATAACAATATGCTATGCCATGAATTTATATATTAATGAGGATAAATCAAAAAATATCATTAAATTTATATTATTATCTGGAGTAATATTTGCCATATCTAGTTTATTATATAAATTATTTATAGTTAATGAAATCAATGCCTATGTGTCATCTTCAGCTCTACCAAGAAGTAAATTAATAGAAGGTGTTATAAAAAATTTCACTATCTATCACAATGATATTTACAATAATTTCAGAACCACTGTTATAGGAAAAATAGGAATAACACTTATAGTATTATTTCCTTTTTTATTAGCAGCCCATACTAAAAAATTTAAAAATTTACTTATAGGTAGTTTAACATTATTATTAGCATATACATTGTCTTTCGGATTATATACAATCTTGGATAAGCCTTTATTCGCAGCTAGAGCGTTTACCGGGATAGGCAGTTTATTTTCAATTATAATAATCTTACTTAGCACATTTAAAATTAAATATATTTTTCCAATATATACTATCCTTATTTTTAGTTTCAATTATTGTTTGCTAACTATATCTAATAGTTATGGAAACATTTTAAAAGCACAAGATTCATTTAATAAAGATAGAGCGATATTACTAATTTCAAATCTTAACAATATTCTACCTAGCAATAAAAATCATACTATATTTATTGAAAGTGGAGCCATTCACTCACCCGAATTAAATTTAGCCAGAAAAGAATTTCCAATACTAAATAAATTAGTCCAAATTAAACTACAAAAAAACTGGGTATGGTCTGCTTCTGCCATATATAAACTTAATACTAAGTTTAATTTTAGTACAAAAAAGTGTACCCAATCTAATAGCACTTTATTAAAAGTTGTAGATTCAATTCATCATAATATTAAAATATATGATAATGATTGTATTGTTGTTAATTACAAATAA
- a CDS encoding glycosyltransferase, whose product MNISLVIPVLNEEDTIPIFYREICKSPDLASYNLELIFINDGSTDNTLSVLQNLQSAIRNPQSAKYLSN is encoded by the coding sequence ATGAATATATCTCTTGTTATACCCGTTTTAAATGAAGAAGACACTATTCCGATTTTTTACAGAGAAATTTGTAAATCACCTGATTTAGCATCTTATAATTTAGAACTAATTTTTATTAATGACGGCAGTACCGATAATACACTGTCTGTTTTACAAAACCTGCAATCCGCAATCCGCAATCCGCAATCCGCAAAATATCTCTCAAATTAA
- a CDS encoding GtrA family protein, whose amino-acid sequence MYYIGEKINLLQKINFFTIHQFLVFGISGILGFVVDTSILYLFKDSLGLYQGRLLSFTAAVITTWLFNRTITFKTKKERNIAIEFLYYFFAMIIGGLVNLISYYISLRYQLIITYPILGVAIGSITGMLINFISSKWFIFRS is encoded by the coding sequence ATGTATTACATAGGAGAGAAAATAAACTTGCTACAAAAAATAAATTTTTTTACTATTCATCAATTTTTAGTTTTTGGTATCTCCGGAATATTGGGATTTGTTGTCGATACGTCAATCCTTTATTTATTTAAAGATTCCTTAGGATTATATCAAGGAAGATTACTATCTTTTACAGCAGCCGTTATTACTACTTGGTTATTCAATCGAACAATTACATTTAAAACTAAAAAAGAACGAAATATCGCTATAGAATTTCTCTATTATTTCTTCGCTATGATTATAGGAGGACTTGTTAATTTAATTTCATACTATATTTCCTTACGTTATCAACTTATAATAACGTATCCTATTTTAGGAGTGGCGATTGGCAGTATCACTGGTATGCTGATCAATTTTATATCATCAAAATGGTTTATTTTTAGGTCTTAA
- the dolP gene encoding division/outer membrane stress-associated lipid-binding lipoprotein: protein MTIKQFKKFAFIGLSALMLQGCVAALVGGTAVGTKVATDPRSAGTQLDDETLEFKVYNAVTKDEQIKAEGRVVVVSYSNRLLLIGQVPTDTAKETATNLAKGVEGVNAESIYNEMTVGPVIDLTQRSKDSWITSQVKSKMLVNSSVKTTDVKVITENSQVYLMGNVTQEQGNAAAEVARNIAGVTRVVKVFKYLD, encoded by the coding sequence ATGACTATCAAACAATTTAAAAAATTCGCTTTTATCGGGCTTTCGGCATTAATGTTGCAGGGCTGTGTCGCCGCATTGGTAGGCGGGACGGCCGTGGGTACAAAAGTCGCGACGGATCCCCGCTCCGCCGGTACCCAACTGGACGATGAAACCTTAGAATTCAAAGTCTACAACGCCGTTACCAAAGACGAACAGATTAAGGCCGAAGGACGAGTAGTCGTCGTGTCTTACAGTAACCGCTTATTGTTAATCGGACAAGTACCGACGGATACTGCCAAAGAAACCGCCACCAATTTAGCCAAAGGTGTGGAAGGCGTGAACGCGGAATCTATTTACAACGAAATGACCGTCGGTCCGGTAATCGACTTAACTCAACGGTCAAAAGACAGCTGGATCACCAGTCAGGTGAAATCCAAAATGTTAGTCAATTCTTCCGTGAAAACCACCGATGTGAAAGTGATTACCGAAAACAGTCAGGTATACCTGATGGGAAATGTCACGCAAGAACAGGGCAATGCCGCGGCGGAAGTGGCACGCAATATTGCCGGCGTCACCCGTGTGGTGAAAGTGTTCAAATATCTCGACTAA
- a CDS encoding NCS2 family permease — protein MQNQSFLSRFFQFNEKHTTTKTEIVAGITTFFTMVYIVFVNPSILGDAGMDKQVVFVTTCLIAGFGTLAMGLFSNLPIALAPAMGLNAFFAYVVVAKLGYSWEIGMGAIFWGSIGLFLLTLFQIRYWLMASIPLGLRVGIGAGIGFFIALIGFKNMGLVVANPATLVALGELHDPKVLLGILGFFIITVLAARNIYSGVLISIVVVTGLALCLDPAVRFHGVISMPPSLDAVVGKVDIAGALDGALLGIIFSFLLVNLFDSSGTLLGVTDKAGISDERGRFPKMRQALFVDSLSGVAGSYVGTSAISTYVESGAGVSVGGRTGLTAVVVGLLFLLTIFFSPLAGLVPAYATAGALVYVGILMASSLIKVHWEDLTEATPAFITAAMMPFTYSITEGIAFGFISYCVMKTCTGRVREVNGPVWVVAILFLIKFIWVG, from the coding sequence ATGCAAAATCAATCTTTCCTTTCCCGTTTTTTTCAGTTCAATGAAAAACATACCACCACCAAAACGGAAATTGTGGCGGGCATCACCACGTTTTTTACGATGGTATATATTGTCTTTGTGAATCCGTCAATTTTGGGCGACGCCGGCATGGACAAACAGGTAGTATTTGTGACCACTTGTTTGATTGCCGGTTTCGGTACGTTAGCTATGGGGCTATTCAGTAATTTGCCGATCGCGCTGGCGCCGGCTATGGGGCTGAATGCCTTTTTCGCCTATGTGGTGGTGGCGAAACTGGGTTATTCCTGGGAGATCGGCATGGGGGCGATTTTCTGGGGGTCTATCGGTCTGTTTTTGCTCACTTTGTTTCAAATCCGTTATTGGTTAATGGCGTCGATTCCGCTTGGGTTGCGGGTGGGAATCGGTGCGGGCATCGGTTTTTTTATCGCTTTAATCGGTTTTAAAAATATGGGACTGGTTGTGGCGAATCCGGCAACCTTGGTGGCATTGGGCGAGCTGCATGATCCGAAAGTGCTGCTGGGGATTCTCGGCTTTTTCATCATTACCGTGTTAGCGGCGCGCAATATTTATTCCGGGGTGTTGATTTCCATTGTGGTGGTGACGGGATTAGCGTTATGTTTGGATCCGGCGGTACGGTTCCACGGGGTGATATCGATGCCGCCGAGTTTGGATGCCGTCGTGGGCAAAGTGGATATCGCCGGTGCGTTGGACGGTGCGTTACTGGGGATTATTTTTTCATTTCTGCTGGTAAATTTATTCGATTCTTCCGGTACGTTATTAGGTGTGACCGATAAAGCGGGCATCAGCGACGAAAGAGGTCGTTTCCCGAAAATGCGTCAGGCATTGTTTGTGGACAGTTTGAGCGGCGTCGCGGGATCTTACGTGGGCACCTCCGCCATCAGTACTTATGTGGAAAGCGGTGCGGGCGTATCCGTCGGCGGCAGAACGGGTTTGACGGCGGTTGTAGTCGGCTTGTTATTTCTGTTAACTATTTTCTTCTCGCCGTTGGCGGGATTGGTACCGGCCTATGCCACTGCCGGGGCGTTGGTTTATGTGGGTATTTTAATGGCCTCCAGCCTGATTAAAGTACATTGGGAAGATTTAACCGAAGCTACGCCGGCATTTATCACCGCCGCTATGATGCCGTTTACCTATTCCATTACGGAAGGCATTGCATTCGGCTTTATCAGTTATTGCGTGATGAAAACCTGCACCGGACGTGTTCGCGAGGTAAATGGGCCGGTTTGGGTCGTGGCCATTCTGTTTTTGATTAAATTCATTTGGGTGGGATAA
- a CDS encoding DsrE/DsrF/TusD sulfur relay family protein translates to MQKLLFIIHAAPYGNESFFSGLRLALQIQEQHKSAVDLKLFLMSDAVAGGLAKQNPAEGYHIQQMLEILTTQGAAVKLCKTCTDSRGMTDLALADGVEIGTLVELADWSVEADKVFNF, encoded by the coding sequence ATGCAAAAGTTATTGTTCATTATTCATGCCGCCCCTTACGGCAATGAAAGTTTTTTCAGCGGCTTGCGTCTGGCGTTACAGATTCAGGAACAGCATAAAAGTGCGGTCGATTTGAAGCTGTTTTTAATGTCCGATGCGGTGGCGGGCGGATTGGCGAAACAGAATCCGGCGGAGGGTTATCACATTCAGCAAATGCTGGAAATTCTGACGACACAGGGCGCCGCCGTCAAATTATGTAAAACCTGTACCGATTCGCGCGGTATGACGGATCTTGCTTTAGCCGACGGCGTGGAAATCGGTACGTTGGTCGAACTCGCCGATTGGTCGGTAGAGGCGGATAAAGTCTTTAATTTTTAA